CACCTTGCGCCGGAAGTTGGGCCGGTCGAGCGGGGTGCCCCAGACGGCTTCGTAGACCTGCTGGAGCTCGCCGAGGGTGAACTCGGGCGGGCAGAACGAGGTGGCCAGGCCGGTGTACTCCAGCTTGGCCCGGACCCGTTCGCGGGCGTGGGCGAGGATCCGGTCGTGGTCGAAGGCGAGGACCGTGCCGCGGGAAAGGGCCCTGTCGTCGACGACAGCCCCCTCCCGGCCTGCCTGGACCGCTTCGTGCTCGGCGCGGATCCCGAGCCCGGAGAGAGGCAGCCACTGGGCGTGCGCCGCGTCCCCGCCACCACGGGGCTCGGGCAGGTCGGGCACGAGCGCGGTGTACGCGACGGAGACGACGCGCATCCGCGGGTCACGGCCGGGTTCGCTGTAGGTGCGCAGCTGCTCCAGGTGCAGCCCGGCGGCCGCGGTGCCGGACAGGCCGGTCTCCTCGGCGAGTTCGCGCCGGGCGGCGGTCTCGGCGGACTCGTCGGGCCGTACGAATCCGCCGGGCAGAGCCCACCTGCCCGCGTACGGCTCCTGGCCGCGCCGGATGAGCAGTGCCTGCATCTCGCCCCCGCGGACGGTGAACACGGCGAGGTCGACGGCGACGGCGAAGGGCTCGAAGGCGTACTTGTCGTATCCGTCGGGCAACCGTGCCTCCGCGCGGGCGTGCCCCTCGGGCACCTTCCCCTCCCCGCCGCCGTGCCCCTCGGGCGGCACCATCGCCTTCGCGTCGCCGTGCCCCTCGGGCACCTTCCCCTCCGCACGGCCGTGCCCCCCGGGGACCACAGCCTCCCCGCCGCCGTGCCCCACGGGCGGCACCATCGCCTTCGCGTCGCCGTGCCTCTCGGGCACCTTCCCCTCCGCCTCCGCACGGCCGTGCCCCCCGGGGACCACAGCCTCCCCGCCGCCGTGCCCCACGGGCGGCACCATCGCCTTCGCGTCGCCCTGCCCCTCGGGCACCTCCGCCTTCCCCCGGCCGGGACTTCCGGGGA
This region of Streptomyces chromofuscus genomic DNA includes:
- a CDS encoding NUDIX hydrolase, producing MVPPVGHGGGEAVVPGGHGRAEGKVPEGHGDAKAMVPPEGHGGGEGKVPEGHARAEARLPDGYDKYAFEPFAVAVDLAVFTVRGGEMQALLIRRGQEPYAGRWALPGGFVRPDESAETAARRELAEETGLSGTAAAGLHLEQLRTYSEPGRDPRMRVVSVAYTALVPDLPEPRGGGDAAHAQWLPLSGLGIRAEHEAVQAGREGAVVDDRALSRGTVLAFDHDRILAHARERVRAKLEYTGLATSFCPPEFTLGELQQVYEAVWGTPLDRPNFRRKVLATPGLVEPVPGAARLTKGRGKPAALYRAGGAAALHPPLLRPSREGRPA